The proteins below come from a single Thalassotalea ponticola genomic window:
- a CDS encoding amidohydrolase produces the protein MKKVNKALLTSVSLLSAAIVAGCGEQATTDKKQAAFVEINKDPFPSTYQPLPTETTLISNVNMYDGVGGMAQGVSVLLDNGKIVAIGDDIDASSVSNIIDGTDKWLTPGIIDVHSHLGVYATPDAGSHADGNEMTKPVTAAVWAEHSIWPQDPGFRRALAGGVTTLQILPGSANLVGGRSVTIKNLPGRVIQDMKFPDAPYGLKMACGENPKRVYGQKGGPMTRMGNVAGYRQAWSDAQDYKRAWEKYQADYEAGKDAKPPKRDLNKETLMGVLDGEILVHMHCYRADDMGTMIDVMKEFDYQIASFQHAVEAYKIADKLAENNICSAMWADWWGFKMEAYDGIRENVPMVEAANACAIVHSDSDIGIQRLNQEAAKALSDGQRAGIDISKAQAWTWLTSNAAKSLGIFEQTGSLQVGKNADVVLWTAEPFSTYAQAEMVFIDGGLAYDRNKPEQWAISDYELGQIGEGDRK, from the coding sequence ATGAAAAAAGTCAATAAAGCTTTGTTGACCTCAGTGTCGTTGTTATCTGCAGCCATTGTTGCCGGCTGTGGGGAGCAAGCGACCACTGATAAAAAGCAAGCTGCTTTTGTTGAAATTAACAAAGATCCTTTCCCAAGCACTTATCAACCACTACCCACTGAAACCACGCTAATAAGCAACGTTAATATGTATGATGGCGTTGGTGGTATGGCACAAGGCGTATCGGTACTGCTGGACAATGGCAAAATTGTCGCTATCGGCGACGACATTGATGCCAGCAGTGTCAGTAACATTATTGACGGTACCGATAAATGGTTAACGCCGGGTATTATTGACGTTCATAGTCACTTGGGGGTTTATGCGACACCCGACGCTGGTTCGCATGCCGATGGTAATGAAATGACCAAGCCGGTAACGGCGGCAGTGTGGGCAGAACACTCTATTTGGCCACAAGATCCCGGTTTTCGCCGAGCTCTAGCCGGTGGTGTTACTACCTTACAAATTTTACCGGGTAGTGCTAACTTAGTGGGTGGTCGCAGCGTGACCATTAAAAACCTGCCGGGGCGAGTCATTCAAGATATGAAGTTTCCGGATGCGCCGTACGGCTTAAAAATGGCGTGTGGTGAAAATCCAAAACGCGTTTATGGTCAAAAAGGCGGCCCGATGACGCGTATGGGCAATGTTGCCGGATACCGTCAAGCGTGGTCAGATGCACAAGACTACAAGCGCGCTTGGGAAAAATACCAAGCGGATTATGAAGCAGGCAAAGATGCTAAACCACCTAAACGCGACTTGAATAAAGAAACCCTAATGGGTGTGCTAGACGGTGAGATTTTAGTTCACATGCATTGTTATCGCGCCGACGATATGGGCACGATGATTGATGTGATGAAGGAATTTGATTATCAAATCGCGTCATTCCAACACGCGGTAGAAGCCTATAAAATAGCAGACAAGCTGGCTGAAAATAATATCTGCTCGGCAATGTGGGCTGACTGGTGGGGCTTTAAAATGGAAGCTTACGACGGCATTCGCGAAAATGTTCCTATGGTTGAAGCGGCTAATGCCTGTGCCATCGTTCACTCAGATTCAGACATCGGTATTCAACGCTTGAATCAAGAAGCGGCCAAAGCCCTATCTGACGGTCAACGAGCTGGCATTGACATATCAAAAGCACAAGCATGGACGTGGCTAACCTCGAATGCGGCTAAGTCACTGGGTATTTTTGAGCAAACCGGTTCACTACAAGTCGGTAAAAATGCCGACGTGGTTTTGTGGACTGCCGAGCCGTTTTCAACTTATGCACAAGCAGAAATGGTATTTATTGACGGTGGCTTAGCATATGATCGCAACAAGCCAGAGCAATGGGCGATTAGTGACTATGAACTTGGTCAAATAGGCGAAGGAGACCGTAAATGA